The Macaca nemestrina isolate mMacNem1 chromosome 12, mMacNem.hap1, whole genome shotgun sequence genome contains a region encoding:
- the LOC105468597 gene encoding olfactory receptor 52N4, whose translation MLTLNKTDLIPASFILNGVPGLEDTQLWISFPFCSMYVVAMIGNCGLLFLIRYEDALHKPMYYFLAMLSFTDLVMCSSTIPKALCIFWFHLKDIGFDECLVQMFFIHTFTGMESGVLMLMALDRYVAICYPLRYSTILANPVIAKVGLATFLRGVLLIIPFTFLTKRLPYCRGNILPHTYCDHMSVAKLSCGNVKVNAIYGLMVALLIGGFDILCITVSYTMILRVVISLSSADARQKAFNTCTAHICAIVFSYTPAFFSFFSHRFGEHTIPPSCHIIVANIYLLLPPTMNPIVYGVKTKQIRDCVIRILSGSKDAKSYSM comes from the coding sequence ATGCTAACACTGAATAAAACAGACCTAATACCAGCTTCATTTATTCTGAATGGAGTCCCAGGACTGGAAGACACACAACTCTGGATTTCCTTCCCATTCTGCTCTATGTATGTTGTGGCTATGATAGGGAATTGTGGACTCCTCTTCCTCATTCGCTATGAGGATGCCCTGCACAAACCCATGTACTACTTCTTGGCCATGCTTTCCTTTACTGACCTTGTTATGTGCTCTAGTACAATCCCTAAAGCCCTCTGCATCTTCTGGTTTCATCTCAAGGACATTGGATTTGATGAATGCCTTGTCCAGATGTTCTTCATCCACACCTTCACAGGGATGGAGTCTGGGGTGCTTATGCTTATGGCCCTGGATCGCTATGTGGCCATCTGCTATCCCTTACGCTATTCAACTATCCTCGCAAATCCTGTCATTGCGAAGGTTGGGCTTGCTACCTTTCTGAGAGGGGTACTACTCATTATTCCCTTTACTTTCCTCACCAAGCGCTTGCCCTACTGCAGAGGCAATATACTTCCCCATACCTACTGTGACCACATGTCTGTAGCCAAATTGTCCTGTGGTAATGTCAAGGTCAATGCCATCTATGGTCTGATGGTTGCCCTTCTGATTGGGGGCTTTGACATACTGTGTATCACAGTCTCTTATACCATGATTCTCCGGGTGGTGATCAGCCTCTCCTCAGCAGATGCTCGGCAGAAGGCCTTTAATACCTGCACTGCCCACATTTGTGCCATTGTTTTCTCCTATACTCcagctttcttctccttcttttcccaCCGCTTTGGAGAACACACAATCCCCCCTTCTTGCCACATCATTGTAGCTAATATTTATCTGCTCCTACCACCCACTATGAACCCCATTGTCTATGGGGTGAAAACCAAACAGATACGAGACTGTGTCATAAGGATCCTTTCAGGTTCTAAGGATGCCAAATCTTATAGCATGTGA